The following are encoded together in the Pseudoalteromonas ruthenica genome:
- the murB gene encoding UDP-N-acetylmuramate dehydrogenase: MTRECLLPALQSLHTFALAAQCQQLLIVEDPEQLHDIDFTQPFCVLGEGSNTIFTAPYQGSVVLIANKGLVIEEHSDAWLLHCEAGENWHQLVQQSLALAMPGLENLALIPGTVGAAPVQNIGAYGVELAQFVDYVQGYDITKGCFHTLRAEECEFGYRDSIFKHALKERFIITRVGLRLPKAWQANTSYGPLQELHQPTAQQIFEQVVAVRQSKLPDPYQLANSGSFFKNPILPRQQVASLRQRDPHMPCYDVDNEFQKVAAGWLIEQAGLKGYCIGDIAVHDKQALVLVNRGTGTAEQLMAMIEHIQRTILAQFGIALEHEVRLLGAQGEIHVEADNESA, translated from the coding sequence ATGACAAGAGAGTGCCTTTTGCCTGCATTACAAAGCCTTCATACTTTTGCCCTTGCGGCTCAGTGCCAACAACTGTTGATCGTCGAAGATCCTGAGCAGCTGCATGATATTGATTTTACGCAGCCGTTTTGCGTGCTGGGTGAGGGCAGCAATACTATTTTTACGGCCCCGTATCAGGGGAGCGTGGTGTTAATTGCCAACAAAGGCTTGGTAATAGAGGAGCATAGCGACGCGTGGCTACTGCATTGTGAAGCAGGTGAAAATTGGCATCAGCTGGTGCAGCAAAGTTTAGCCTTGGCAATGCCAGGGTTAGAAAACTTAGCACTGATCCCCGGGACCGTGGGCGCAGCACCTGTGCAGAATATTGGAGCCTATGGTGTTGAATTGGCACAGTTTGTAGATTACGTGCAAGGTTACGATATTACTAAGGGTTGCTTTCACACTTTGCGTGCTGAGGAGTGTGAGTTTGGCTATCGCGATTCGATATTTAAGCATGCCTTAAAAGAGCGCTTTATTATTACTCGGGTGGGTTTGCGGTTACCGAAAGCGTGGCAGGCAAACACCAGTTATGGGCCACTGCAAGAGCTGCATCAACCCACAGCGCAACAAATTTTTGAGCAAGTGGTCGCTGTACGTCAAAGTAAACTCCCTGACCCATATCAATTAGCTAATTCAGGCAGCTTTTTTAAAAACCCAATTTTGCCGCGCCAACAAGTGGCTAGTCTTCGACAACGCGACCCCCATATGCCCTGTTACGATGTGGACAACGAGTTCCAAAAAGTAGCGGCGGGTTGGCTAATTGAACAAGCAGGGTTAAAGGGTTACTGCATTGGTGACATTGCTGTACACGATAAGCAAGCTTTGGTTTTGGTGAATCGTGGCACGGGCACCGCAGAGCAACTTATGGCAATGATTGAGCATATTCAGCGCACTATCTTGGCGCAATTTGGTATTGCTTTGGAGCATGAAGTGCGATTGCTGGGCGCGCAAGGTGAAATCCATGTGGAGGCTGACAATGAAAGCGCCTGA
- a CDS encoding M1 family metallopeptidase yields the protein MKLKPLALALAMAGLSQHALAAQDEHTYANLDEVVSTHLFLDLDVDFADKQLEGFVEHSLEWKDKSARTLVLDTRDLEIDRVIYEDNQGKWHKADFTLAPRNDVKGAKLTIRFAQQAPKVRIYYNSLPQASGLQWLTPEQTASKTQPFMYSQSQAIHARSWIPVQDTPAMRVTYSARIETPENVRAVMSADNTGAFIKDGDYFFDMPQAIPPYLIAIGAGNLEYKEMSHQTAIFAEPQILDASVAEFNDTQAMIDKTEGMYGEYAWGRYDLLMLPPSFPFGGMENPRLSFITPTVVAGDKSLVNLIAHELAHSWSGNLVTNATWEDLWLNEGFTSYVENRIMEEVFGRERAVMEQALDSAGLRAQLKTIDAPDTRLNLKLNGRDPDDAFSSVPYTKGQLFLIYLEQQFGRDTFDTFVKQYFSDHAFQSVTTDEFVAYLDKHLLKAHPGVVSLEKAKEWIYQPGLPADAPNPTSDVFDKVDAHTQAWLAGDKQLSDLPTADWTVHEWLHFLNNLPRDLNNDKMAELDAQFNLTASTNKEVAFAWFMLAVGNGYEAIYPALDQHLSSIGRRKLIVPLYKALIANGKRDWAYDVYQGARPGYHPLAQGTIDALFK from the coding sequence ATGAAATTAAAACCACTCGCTTTGGCATTGGCCATGGCAGGCTTAAGCCAGCATGCGTTAGCTGCCCAAGATGAACACACCTATGCCAACTTGGATGAAGTTGTCTCAACTCACCTTTTTTTAGACTTAGATGTTGATTTCGCCGACAAACAACTTGAAGGCTTTGTGGAACATAGCCTAGAGTGGAAAGATAAAAGTGCGCGCACCTTGGTGCTTGATACTCGCGATTTGGAAATTGATCGCGTTATTTACGAAGACAATCAAGGCAAATGGCATAAAGCTGACTTTACCTTAGCCCCGCGCAACGATGTTAAAGGCGCCAAACTGACCATTCGCTTCGCCCAGCAGGCTCCTAAAGTACGAATTTACTACAACAGCTTGCCACAAGCTTCTGGCTTGCAGTGGCTTACGCCAGAGCAAACTGCGAGCAAAACCCAGCCGTTCATGTATAGCCAATCGCAAGCTATCCATGCCCGTAGCTGGATCCCAGTTCAAGATACACCAGCGATGCGCGTAACCTATAGCGCCCGCATTGAAACACCAGAAAACGTGCGTGCGGTAATGAGTGCCGACAACACCGGGGCTTTCATTAAAGACGGCGATTACTTCTTTGATATGCCGCAGGCCATTCCTCCTTACCTGATCGCCATTGGTGCCGGTAACTTGGAATACAAGGAAATGTCGCATCAAACCGCTATTTTTGCTGAGCCTCAAATTCTTGATGCGTCAGTTGCCGAGTTTAATGACACTCAGGCGATGATTGATAAAACCGAAGGTATGTACGGTGAATACGCATGGGGCCGCTACGACTTACTCATGCTGCCGCCAAGCTTTCCGTTTGGTGGTATGGAAAACCCGCGCCTATCCTTTATCACCCCAACCGTTGTCGCCGGTGATAAGAGTTTAGTGAACCTTATCGCTCATGAGCTGGCCCACTCTTGGTCTGGTAACCTGGTAACGAACGCGACTTGGGAAGATTTATGGCTTAACGAAGGTTTCACCTCGTATGTGGAAAACCGCATCATGGAAGAGGTATTTGGCCGCGAGCGCGCAGTGATGGAGCAAGCTCTGGATAGCGCCGGGTTACGCGCTCAACTAAAAACCATTGACGCTCCCGATACGCGCCTAAACTTAAAGCTAAACGGCCGTGACCCAGACGATGCCTTTAGCTCAGTGCCATACACCAAAGGTCAATTGTTCCTTATCTACTTGGAGCAGCAATTTGGTCGTGACACCTTCGATACCTTTGTGAAGCAATACTTCAGCGATCACGCTTTCCAATCTGTGACTACCGACGAGTTTGTGGCCTACTTAGACAAGCATTTATTAAAGGCCCACCCTGGAGTGGTCAGCTTAGAAAAAGCAAAAGAGTGGATTTACCAGCCAGGGTTACCCGCCGATGCGCCTAACCCCACGTCTGACGTGTTTGATAAAGTAGATGCACACACTCAAGCTTGGCTAGCAGGCGATAAGCAGCTCAGCGACTTGCCAACGGCTGACTGGACTGTGCACGAGTGGTTGCACTTTTTGAACAATCTGCCGCGTGATTTAAACAATGATAAAATGGCAGAGCTAGACGCGCAGTTCAACCTCACGGCATCGACAAATAAAGAAGTGGCGTTTGCATGGTTTATGTTAGCGGTAGGCAATGGTTATGAAGCGATTTACCCTGCATTAGACCAACACTTGAGCAGCATTGGCCGCCGTAAACTCATTGTGCCCTTATACAAAGCACTTATCGCAAACGGTAAGCGCGACTGGGCGTATGACGTTTATCAGGGCGCACGCCCAGGCTACCACCCCTTAGCACAAGGTACGATCGACGCCTTATTCAAGTAA
- a CDS encoding DUF2057 family protein, whose product MWKKTIMTSLITLALAPQVQAEMVYFPEEIIPLQVDDKEIEQSFFSTVDELELAPGQYRLKLQYSDLYESGFDDHQVVESEPFWVNLEVKAGEDYDVIFERASNAAAAELYAEAPTVRLQARGQKLAAPMASVAPAEAPQAKTVVSANNPDKESLEAAQVVVNNNVSAAAMLDFWRQQASAQERQAFLEKVKANQQ is encoded by the coding sequence ATGTGGAAGAAAACGATAATGACCAGCCTAATAACACTGGCTTTGGCTCCTCAGGTGCAGGCCGAGATGGTGTACTTCCCTGAGGAAATCATTCCGTTACAGGTGGATGATAAAGAGATAGAGCAGTCATTTTTCTCAACGGTCGATGAATTGGAGCTAGCTCCAGGGCAATACCGCTTGAAGCTGCAATACAGCGATTTGTATGAAAGTGGGTTTGATGATCATCAAGTGGTGGAGTCAGAACCATTTTGGGTAAATTTAGAGGTAAAAGCGGGCGAGGATTACGATGTGATCTTTGAGCGTGCCAGTAATGCCGCAGCGGCCGAGCTTTATGCCGAAGCACCGACAGTGCGTTTACAGGCGCGGGGGCAAAAATTAGCAGCGCCGATGGCTTCTGTTGCGCCAGCTGAGGCACCACAGGCGAAGACGGTAGTCAGCGCCAATAACCCTGATAAAGAGAGCCTTGAAGCGGCCCAAGTCGTGGTTAATAACAACGTCAGTGCTGCGGCTATGCTGGACTTTTGGCGGCAGCAAGCCAGTGCGCAAGAGCGCCAAGCTTTCTTGGAGAAAGTAAAAGCAAACCAACAATAG
- a CDS encoding histidine triad nucleotide-binding protein, whose product MSEETIFSKIINREIPADIVYEDEHALAFKDINPQAPFHVLIIPKTPIATINDITDEHAATVGHLYVVAAKLAKEQGFADEGYRVVMNCNDHGGQTVYHIHLHMLAGKEMGWPPYQDKKKV is encoded by the coding sequence GTGAGTGAAGAAACCATTTTCAGTAAGATTATTAACCGCGAAATTCCAGCAGATATCGTGTATGAAGACGAACATGCTTTAGCATTTAAAGATATTAATCCCCAAGCGCCGTTCCATGTGCTTATTATCCCAAAAACCCCGATAGCCACCATTAACGATATTACCGACGAACATGCCGCCACAGTCGGGCATTTGTATGTTGTTGCTGCAAAACTAGCTAAAGAACAAGGCTTTGCAGATGAAGGTTATCGCGTAGTAATGAATTGCAATGACCATGGCGGACAAACTGTTTACCACATTCATTTGCACATGCTGGCCGGCAAAGAAATGGGTTGGCCTCCTTATCAGGATAAGAAAAAAGTATAA
- a CDS encoding helix-turn-helix transcriptional regulator, producing the protein MSKTVFLLLEQDPINQIGVNVLEPLLRTQGLEVHKGTDVAQVKPGTTYLFIETSSDDAWSRLKEHLVNLKVECDIVLFNLDENPELANRALLSGIRGVFYTTDNADVMMKGIRLLQENQLWYRRDVMCNVLNRMLQFNKDSLHKLTEGDIEPVKLTKREKAIVALMSKGAKNKEIAEDLNISPHTVKTHLYSAFRKTKCRNRVELLSWAQTNMPNELR; encoded by the coding sequence ATGAGTAAGACTGTCTTTCTATTACTTGAACAAGACCCCATCAACCAAATAGGCGTCAATGTCCTTGAGCCACTTCTGCGTACACAGGGACTCGAAGTCCATAAAGGCACCGACGTTGCTCAGGTTAAGCCTGGCACCACTTACTTATTTATCGAAACATCATCAGACGATGCGTGGAGTCGTTTAAAAGAGCACTTAGTCAATTTAAAAGTGGAATGTGACATTGTGCTGTTCAATCTAGATGAGAATCCAGAGCTCGCTAATCGGGCGCTACTAAGTGGTATTCGTGGCGTGTTTTACACCACAGATAATGCCGATGTGATGATGAAAGGCATTCGCTTACTTCAAGAGAATCAGTTGTGGTATCGCCGTGATGTTATGTGTAACGTGCTGAACCGCATGCTGCAATTTAATAAAGATTCGCTGCACAAACTCACTGAAGGTGATATTGAGCCGGTGAAGCTGACCAAGCGCGAGAAAGCCATCGTCGCGTTAATGAGTAAAGGCGCTAAGAACAAAGAAATTGCCGAAGACTTAAACATCAGCCCGCATACGGTTAAAACTCACTTATACAGTGCGTTTCGTAAGACCAAGTGTCGTAACCGTGTGGAGCTATTATCTTGGGCTCAAACTAACATGCCCAATGAATTACGCTAA
- a CDS encoding tautomerase family protein: MPYVNIKVTQEGVTQAQKSALIKGVTELLVEVLNKSPATTMVVIDEVELDSWGIGGLPVEQYRRTALE; encoded by the coding sequence ATGCCCTATGTGAATATTAAAGTAACGCAAGAGGGAGTCACCCAAGCGCAAAAATCAGCCTTAATAAAAGGGGTTACCGAGTTACTGGTTGAGGTATTAAATAAGTCCCCAGCGACCACTATGGTGGTGATTGACGAAGTCGAGCTCGACAGCTGGGGTATTGGTGGCCTGCCGGTCGAGCAGTACCGACGTACAGCGCTTGAATAG
- a CDS encoding nuclear transport factor 2 family protein produces MKQLPEITALLQRYFDTLYHCDLQKFDSVFHPQAIYVSADKQPLLYRDMPTYREVLAQRTSPASRGEQRQDSIDAIELLGDNTAQARVRCSIGAQDYVDLLSLVRSAGQWRIIAKVFHIIDK; encoded by the coding sequence ATGAAGCAGTTGCCAGAAATTACTGCGTTGTTGCAACGCTACTTCGATACCTTGTACCACTGCGACTTGCAGAAGTTCGATAGCGTTTTTCATCCCCAAGCTATTTATGTGAGCGCAGATAAGCAACCTTTGCTGTATCGCGATATGCCTACCTATCGTGAGGTGCTCGCTCAGCGTACATCGCCCGCTTCTCGCGGTGAGCAGCGTCAAGACAGCATAGATGCAATAGAGCTGCTTGGCGATAACACTGCACAGGCTAGGGTGCGTTGCTCTATCGGTGCTCAGGACTATGTTGATTTATTGTCACTGGTACGCAGTGCTGGGCAGTGGCGCATTATTGCAAAAGTATTTCATATTATTGATAAGTAA
- a CDS encoding glutathione binding-like protein codes for MKLYYKPGACSMASHIILNELEVDFKLERVDTDKGQTEIGGNYSEINSKGYVPALAVDNQRILTENPAILEYLADLKPQLALAPSIGTWQRYQLREQLAYLSSELHKSFSPFFSGAELTATQRQAAQAKIGKRLAPIEAQLSTGSLYLQGDTFTVADAYAFVIINWSQFIGFSLTPWPAINAFWQRVNARPSVRKAMHNEGLVSEQATS; via the coding sequence ATGAAGCTTTATTACAAACCTGGCGCCTGCTCTATGGCCTCGCATATTATCCTCAATGAGCTCGAGGTCGACTTTAAACTTGAGCGTGTTGATACCGATAAAGGTCAAACCGAGATAGGGGGTAACTACAGCGAAATTAATAGCAAGGGCTATGTGCCTGCGCTGGCCGTTGATAACCAAAGAATACTGACCGAAAATCCTGCCATTCTTGAGTATTTAGCCGATCTAAAACCACAGCTAGCGCTTGCTCCCAGCATTGGCACATGGCAGCGTTATCAGCTTCGTGAGCAGCTTGCTTACCTAAGCTCTGAGCTGCATAAGAGCTTTAGCCCCTTTTTCTCAGGAGCTGAATTAACAGCCACACAGCGCCAGGCGGCACAGGCGAAAATTGGCAAACGTCTCGCACCGATTGAAGCTCAGTTAAGTACTGGCAGCTTATATTTGCAAGGCGATACCTTTACCGTGGCTGATGCCTATGCCTTTGTCATTATTAACTGGTCACAGTTTATTGGCTTTTCACTGACGCCATGGCCTGCCATTAATGCCTTCTGGCAGCGAGTTAATGCTCGCCCCAGTGTGCGCAAAGCGATGCACAACGAAGGGTTGGTGTCTGAGCAGGCCACCTCATGA
- a CDS encoding winged helix-turn-helix transcriptional regulator yields MAVISGAWAPNVIWCLRAGPRRFNELRIDIPPISAKVLSTRLTELLERGVIVRHVRDTSPPSVEYELTELGQELIPALDEIVKVGHKLKTMGYLQKQYD; encoded by the coding sequence ATGGCGGTCATTTCCGGTGCCTGGGCGCCCAATGTGATTTGGTGTTTACGCGCTGGGCCGCGCCGCTTTAATGAGCTGCGAATTGATATCCCGCCGATTTCGGCAAAGGTACTTTCAACTCGCCTAACTGAGCTATTAGAGCGCGGCGTTATTGTTCGCCATGTACGTGATACCTCTCCGCCCTCGGTGGAGTATGAGCTTACCGAGCTTGGCCAAGAACTTATTCCAGCATTAGACGAAATCGTGAAGGTCGGTCACAAACTTAAAACCATGGGCTATCTACAAAAGCAGTACGACTAG